The genomic stretch TAATGTGATTCTAAGGACAGAACGCATTACGTACGGTGCTAACTCTTGTCCAGCTATAGATCGTTGATGGATGTGAGTCGGTCCGCACAGTCTTCCACTGACCCGAAACTAGCTGGTCGACGGTTAGGAACGTTCCTTCCAGACGAAGATTGTTCTATATGAACAGGTATACATCAGCAAATTGACCAACTCAGGACCCTTTCAGAAAATTCTCAAGCTAAGCAAACGCACCCGTGGATTGGCGCCAACAAACTGTGCGAATACAGTGTCTCCGGCATGATATGGAGCGTTGGTGTTTACGTCGGTTAGGACAGCACCAAATTTCTTTCCTATCGGCGAAGCATCGAAAACGACCCCAGTCTACAAAAATCACCAAAATTGACGGAAACTTCATAAAGGGGATAATGCAGGGTCTACCTGTAGTGAGATGGCCTTTGATGTTTGCTCCGGTGGTGGAGGGTCAGACGCAGGAGTGCCCGTGGAATTGTCGGCTAGGAAGGGCACGAGACTGGAGTACTTGTCGATATACGCTTCCAGAGTGACTATATCCCATAAGTTGATATGAATCAGATTATTGAACAGAATAAAAGGGCAGACATTTGCAACGGCGCAGGCAAGGCGGCAAATATTGGCCAAGGGCAGGCATATGTCAGAACCGCGGCCTCATTGGACACTTCCGTGCAGTCACGCGTGTTCATTAAAAGAGACACGGATTGAATGCGCGTAGATTTAAAATGTCCGGATAAAGGAATGCCCATAAATATCCAAGAGGCCTTCACCTCCCACGAGACCATGTTTGTTGGAGTGGATTCTCAAAGAAGAACGACTTACATTGGCCAAAAATAGTGCTCGCGCCTTCGTATCGCTGAACTCCATACTCTTCACGCGTAGTGACGTAGTGTGCGTATACATTAGCAGGTCCCGCTACTACCACATACGCATCCGCGCCGAGAACGCCAGTGGAAATGAGCTTAGCCCGAATTGCCTCGCTGTTCGAGAGGAAATTTCGAAATTGGCACCGACATTCCGTGTGAATCACCACGTTAAAGATAACGGAAGCCGAATTAGAGTTTGGGTTTTCCAGGTATATGGTGAGGTGGGACCGATAGAGATAGAACACATTTTGTTTTAATTGAGAACATGTTGACACGAAGTAAAGAAGCGATATCAAAGTCAGTCAAGAGGGATAAATGCGAATAACATTTGGGGTCCTCACCGAATTCGCCTCCCAGCCATCGTGGTAAGTTCACCTATCAGATAATCACTCAGCGGAAAACTCAAGGTGGGAATAGGATTAAAAGGTCTTACCCGGCATTATCAACATTACTGAACGGGGGCATCAGATAAGCATTTATGTTAGAACAACGATCGATGAGGCCCGTATCCAAACTAATCCAACAAAAAGTTGGGGTGCAAAGCATTATCCACTCCGAGGTGGA from Psilocybe cubensis strain MGC-MH-2018 chromosome 2, whole genome shotgun sequence encodes the following:
- a CDS encoding Neutral ceramidase 2 gives rise to the protein MSISIRGPGFRTSDFESNRLIGQAQFLGAQTVMNGPLSPVHGTVKSVHVYMAMANHSFTLPNGTTVSTCPAAMGFAFAGGTTDGPGAFDFVQGDNSSTPQNPFWEIVKGAVTPFPSPAQIACQDPKPILLNTGFAHTPYEWAPNSVDIQMLRVGNFVMLIMPGELTTMAGRRIREAIRAKLISTGVLGADAYVVVAGPANVYAHYVTTREEYGVQRYEGASTIFGQFTLEAYIDKYSSLVPFLADNSTGTPASDPPPPEQTSKAISLQTGVVFDASPIGKKFGAVLTDVNTNAPYHAGDTVFAQFVGANPRNNLRLEGTFLTVDQLVSGQWKTVRTDSHPSTIYSWTRVSTILGTSNVNISW